In the genome of Triticum urartu cultivar G1812 chromosome 5, Tu2.1, whole genome shotgun sequence, one region contains:
- the LOC125506014 gene encoding chitinase 2-like: protein MSTRRAPPSLATAATAILAVLAAALATTGARAQMCGAQANGAKCANCLCCSRFGFCGSTADYCGAGCQSQCSGCGSTPSVGQGVASIVSRELFERMLLHRNDAACLARGFYTYDAFLAAAAAFPAFAGTTLSTNTRKREVAAFLGQTSHETTGGWPTAPDGPYSWGYCLKRERDPPSDYCEPREEWPCAPDKQYYGRGPIQLSYNYNYGPAGRAIGVDLLNQPELVETDPVVSFKTALWFWMTPRGNKPSSHAVITGQWRPTLADLAAGRFPGYGMITNIINGGLECGIGRDPRVADRIGFYKRYCNILRVGYGSNLDCYRQKPFTS, encoded by the coding sequence ATGTCGACACGGAGAGCTCCTCCGAGTCTGGCCACGGCGGCGACGGCTATCCTGGCCGTCCTGGCCGCGGCGCTCGCCACCACGGGAGCTCGCGCACAAATGTGCGGCGCGCAGGCCAACGGCGCCAAGTGCGCGAACTGCCTCTGCTGCAGCCGCTTCGGGTTCTGCGGCAGCACGGCGGACTACTGCGGCGCCGGCTGCCAGAGCCAGTGCAGCGGCTGCGGCTCCACTCCTTCCGTCGGCCAGGGCGTGGCATCCATCGTGTCCAGGGAGCTCTTCGAGCGGATGCTCCTCCACCGCAACGACGCGGCGTGCCTGGCGCGCGGGTTCTACACGTACGACGCGTTCCTCGCGGCTGCCGCGGCGTTCCCTGCCTTCGCCGGCACGACGCTGAGCACCAACACGCGGAAGCGAGAGGTGGCCGCGTTCCTGGGCCAGACATCCCACGAGACCACCGGCGGGTGGCCGACGGCGCCCGACGGCCCTTACTCGTGGGGCTACTGCCTCAAGCGGGAGAGGGACCCGCCGTCCGACTACTGCGAGCCCAGGGAGGAGTGGCCGTGCGCGCCCGACAAGCAGTACTATGGCCGCGGCCCCATCCAGCTCTCCTACAACTACAACTACGGGCCGGCGGGCCGCGCGATCGGCGTGGACCTGCTGAACCAGCCGGAGCTGGTGGAGACAGACCCGGTGGTCTCATTCAAGACGGCCCTATGGTTCTGGATGACCCCGCGGGGTAACAAGCCGTCGTCCCACGCCGTGATCACGGGGCAGTGGAGGCCGACGCTCGCAGACTTGGCCGCCGGCCGGTTTCCCGGATACGGCATGATCACCAACATCATCAACGGCGGGCTCGAGTGCGGGATCGGGCGGGACCCACGGGTGGCCGACCGGATAGGGTTCTATAAGCGCTACTGCAACATTCTCCGCGTCGGCTACGGGAGCAACCTGGACTGCTACAGGCAGAAGCCATTCACCAGCTGA
- the LOC125506013 gene encoding AP2-like ethylene-responsive transcription factor CRL5 isoform X1 yields MTNGGHSMSGASIASGAGGWLGFSLSPHVAMEAAAGSGIVDVAGHHHAQHGGVYYHPDAVASSPMSFYFGGSDNVGAASGGYYSGISALPLRSDGSLCLADALRRSEQKHHGAEVSAPPKLEDFLGASPAMALSLDNSGYYYGGQGHGHGDAGGGQHQLPYAMMPGSGGHHMYYDAHAALLDEQAAATSAAMEAAGWMTRAGDVYDVDAGNGEDAIVATGHDNPGGYVHPLTLSMSSGSQSSCVTMQQAAAHAHAYVGAGGECVGQATAASKKRGAGAGQNKQPVVHRKCIDTFGQRTSKYRGVTSKSRHRWTGRYEAHLWDNSCRKEGQTRKGRQVYLGGYDMEEKAARAYDLAALKYWGASTHINFPVEDYQEELEVMKNMTRQEYVAHLRRKSSGFSRGASVYRGVTRHHQQGRWQARIGRVSGNKDLYLGTFSAEADAAEAYDVAAIKFRGLNAVTNFDINRYDVDKIMESSTLLPGDQVRRRKDGPDESAAVVASAAAALVQAGSAADYWRQPAAVTTEEHSRHHLDLLSSESFSLLRGVVSLDGDAAGAQGQGNRMSGASSLATSLSNSREQSPDQGGGLAMLFARPAAPKLASSLPMGTWVSSPAPARPGVSVAHMPVFTGWADA; encoded by the exons ATGACCAACGGCGGCCACAGCATGAGCGGCGCCAGCATCGCGAGCGGTGCTGGCGGCTGGCTGGGTTTCTCGCTGTCGCCTCACGTCGccatggaggcggcggccggctcCGGCATCGTCGACGTGGCCGGCCACCACCACGCGCAGCACGGCGGGGTCTACTATCACCCTGACGCGGTCGCCTCCTCCCCCATGTCCTTCTACTTCGGTGGGAGCGACAATGTCGGCGCCGCGAGCGGCGGGTACTACTCCGGGATCTCCGCACTGCCTCTCAGGTCCGACGGCTCCCTCTGCCTCGCCGACGCGCTCCGGAGGAGCGAGCAGAAACACCACG GGGCGGAGGTGTCGGCGCCGCCGAAGCTCGAGGACTTCCTGGGCGCGAGTCCCGCCATGGCGCTGAGCCTGGACAACTCGGGCTACTACTACGGCGGCCAAGGCCACGGCCATGGCGACGCAGGAGGCGGCCAGCACCAGCTGCCGTACGCCATGATGCCTGGCTCCGGTGGCCACCACATGTACTACGACGCCCACGCGGCGTTGCTGGACGAGCAGGCTGCAGCCACGTCGGCCGCGATGGAAGCGGCCGGCTGGATGACGCGTGCCGGAGACGTCTACGACGTGGACGCCGGCAACGGCGAGGACGCCATCGTGGCGACCGGCCACGACAACCCCGGTGGGTACGTACACCCGCTGACGCTGTCCATGAGCTCCGGGTCCCAGTCCAGCTGCGTCACCATGCAGCAGGCGGCTGCACACGCCCACGCCTACGTCGGTGCCGGCGGCGAGTGCGTCGGCCAGGCGACCGCGGCCAGCAAGAAGCGCGGCGCGGGCGCCGGGCAGAACAAGCAGCCGGTCGTGCACCGCAAGTGCATCGACACCTTCGGCCAGCGCACGTCCAAGTACCGGGGCGTCACCAG CAAAAGCAGGCATAGGTGGACGGGGAGGTATGAGGCGCACCTCTGGGACAACAGCTGCCGGAAGGAAGGCCAGACCAGGAAAGGCCGGCAAG TTTATCTTG GTGGGTATGACATGGAGGAGAAGGCGGCGAGGGCGTATGACCTCGCGGCGCTCAAGTACTGGGGCGCGTCCACGCACATCAACTTCCCG GTGGAGGACTACCAGGAGGAGCTGGAGGTGATGAAGAACATGACCAGGCAGGAGTATGTGGCTCACCTCAGAAG GAAGAGCAGCGGGTTCTCGCGCGGCGCCTCGGTGTACCGGGGAGTCACCAGGCACCACCAGCAGGGGCGGTGGCAGGCGCGCATCGGCCGCGTCTCCGGCAACAAGGACCTCTACCTCGGCACATTCA GCGCGGAGGCGGACGCGGCGGAGGCGTACGACGTGGCGGCGATCAAGTTCCGCGGCCTCAACGCGGTCACCAACTTCGACATCAACCGCTACGACGTGGACAAGATCATGGAGAGCAGCACGCTCCTGCCCGGCGACCAGGTGCGGCGCAGGAAGGATGGCCCCGACGAGAGCGCCGCCGTGGTGGCAAGCGCGGCGGCCGCCCTCGTGCAGGCCGGCAGCGCCGCGGACTACTGGAGGCAGCCTGCGGCGGTGACCACGGAAGAGCACAGCCGCCACCACCTGGACCTTCTGTCCAGCGAGTCCTTCTCCCTGCTGCGCGGCGTGGTGTCCCTGGACGGCGACGCGGCTGGTGCTCAGGGGCAGGGCAACCGCATGTCGGGCGCGTCGTCCCTGGCCACGAGCCTGAGCAACTCCCGGGAGCAGAGCCCGGACCAGGGAGGCGGCCTGGCCATGCTGTTCGCCCGGCCCGCGGCGCCGAAGCTAGCGAGCTCGCTGCCCATGGGCACCTGGGTCTCATCGCCGGCGCCGGCCAGGCCCGGCGTGTCTGTGGCGCACATGCCAGTGTTCACCGGGTGGGCCGACGCCTGA
- the LOC125506013 gene encoding AP2-like ethylene-responsive transcription factor CRL5 isoform X2 → MTNGGHSMSGASIASGAGGWLGFSLSPHVAMEAAAGSGIVDVAGHHHAQHGGVYYHPDAVASSPMSFYFGGSDNVGAASGGYYSGISALPLRSDGSLCLADALRRSEQKHHGAEVSAPPKLEDFLGASPAMALSLDNSGYYYGGQGHGHGDAGGGQHQLPYAMMPGSGGHHMYYDAHAALLDEQAAATSAAMEAAGWMTRAGDVYDVDAGNGEDAIVATGHDNPGGYVHPLTLSMSSGSQSSCVTMQQAAAHAHAYVGAGGECVGQATAASKKRGAGAGQNKQPVVHRKCIDTFGQRTSKYRGVTSRHRWTGRYEAHLWDNSCRKEGQTRKGRQVYLGGYDMEEKAARAYDLAALKYWGASTHINFPVEDYQEELEVMKNMTRQEYVAHLRRKSSGFSRGASVYRGVTRHHQQGRWQARIGRVSGNKDLYLGTFSAEADAAEAYDVAAIKFRGLNAVTNFDINRYDVDKIMESSTLLPGDQVRRRKDGPDESAAVVASAAAALVQAGSAADYWRQPAAVTTEEHSRHHLDLLSSESFSLLRGVVSLDGDAAGAQGQGNRMSGASSLATSLSNSREQSPDQGGGLAMLFARPAAPKLASSLPMGTWVSSPAPARPGVSVAHMPVFTGWADA, encoded by the exons ATGACCAACGGCGGCCACAGCATGAGCGGCGCCAGCATCGCGAGCGGTGCTGGCGGCTGGCTGGGTTTCTCGCTGTCGCCTCACGTCGccatggaggcggcggccggctcCGGCATCGTCGACGTGGCCGGCCACCACCACGCGCAGCACGGCGGGGTCTACTATCACCCTGACGCGGTCGCCTCCTCCCCCATGTCCTTCTACTTCGGTGGGAGCGACAATGTCGGCGCCGCGAGCGGCGGGTACTACTCCGGGATCTCCGCACTGCCTCTCAGGTCCGACGGCTCCCTCTGCCTCGCCGACGCGCTCCGGAGGAGCGAGCAGAAACACCACG GGGCGGAGGTGTCGGCGCCGCCGAAGCTCGAGGACTTCCTGGGCGCGAGTCCCGCCATGGCGCTGAGCCTGGACAACTCGGGCTACTACTACGGCGGCCAAGGCCACGGCCATGGCGACGCAGGAGGCGGCCAGCACCAGCTGCCGTACGCCATGATGCCTGGCTCCGGTGGCCACCACATGTACTACGACGCCCACGCGGCGTTGCTGGACGAGCAGGCTGCAGCCACGTCGGCCGCGATGGAAGCGGCCGGCTGGATGACGCGTGCCGGAGACGTCTACGACGTGGACGCCGGCAACGGCGAGGACGCCATCGTGGCGACCGGCCACGACAACCCCGGTGGGTACGTACACCCGCTGACGCTGTCCATGAGCTCCGGGTCCCAGTCCAGCTGCGTCACCATGCAGCAGGCGGCTGCACACGCCCACGCCTACGTCGGTGCCGGCGGCGAGTGCGTCGGCCAGGCGACCGCGGCCAGCAAGAAGCGCGGCGCGGGCGCCGGGCAGAACAAGCAGCCGGTCGTGCACCGCAAGTGCATCGACACCTTCGGCCAGCGCACGTCCAAGTACCGGGGCGTCACCAG CAGGCATAGGTGGACGGGGAGGTATGAGGCGCACCTCTGGGACAACAGCTGCCGGAAGGAAGGCCAGACCAGGAAAGGCCGGCAAG TTTATCTTG GTGGGTATGACATGGAGGAGAAGGCGGCGAGGGCGTATGACCTCGCGGCGCTCAAGTACTGGGGCGCGTCCACGCACATCAACTTCCCG GTGGAGGACTACCAGGAGGAGCTGGAGGTGATGAAGAACATGACCAGGCAGGAGTATGTGGCTCACCTCAGAAG GAAGAGCAGCGGGTTCTCGCGCGGCGCCTCGGTGTACCGGGGAGTCACCAGGCACCACCAGCAGGGGCGGTGGCAGGCGCGCATCGGCCGCGTCTCCGGCAACAAGGACCTCTACCTCGGCACATTCA GCGCGGAGGCGGACGCGGCGGAGGCGTACGACGTGGCGGCGATCAAGTTCCGCGGCCTCAACGCGGTCACCAACTTCGACATCAACCGCTACGACGTGGACAAGATCATGGAGAGCAGCACGCTCCTGCCCGGCGACCAGGTGCGGCGCAGGAAGGATGGCCCCGACGAGAGCGCCGCCGTGGTGGCAAGCGCGGCGGCCGCCCTCGTGCAGGCCGGCAGCGCCGCGGACTACTGGAGGCAGCCTGCGGCGGTGACCACGGAAGAGCACAGCCGCCACCACCTGGACCTTCTGTCCAGCGAGTCCTTCTCCCTGCTGCGCGGCGTGGTGTCCCTGGACGGCGACGCGGCTGGTGCTCAGGGGCAGGGCAACCGCATGTCGGGCGCGTCGTCCCTGGCCACGAGCCTGAGCAACTCCCGGGAGCAGAGCCCGGACCAGGGAGGCGGCCTGGCCATGCTGTTCGCCCGGCCCGCGGCGCCGAAGCTAGCGAGCTCGCTGCCCATGGGCACCTGGGTCTCATCGCCGGCGCCGGCCAGGCCCGGCGTGTCTGTGGCGCACATGCCAGTGTTCACCGGGTGGGCCGACGCCTGA
- the LOC125510710 gene encoding probable xyloglucan glycosyltransferase 9, translated as MAPWTGLWGARAGAGAYRGTPVVVKMENPNWSISEISPEDAEDEDFLVSGAARRKGGRGKNAKQITWVLLLKAHRAAGCLASLASAAVTLGAAARRRVADGRTDADAGAPGPARESPVLRSRFYAFIRAFLLLSLLLLAVELAARFHGWDLAASALALPIIGVESLYASWLRLRAAYLAPLLQFLTDACVVLFLIQSADRLIQCLGSFYITVKRIKPRLRSPALPDAEDPDAGYYPMVLVQIPMCNEKEVYQQSIAAVCNLDWPRSNFLVQVLDDSDDPTTQSLIREEVAKWQQTGARILYRHRVLRDGYKAGNLKSAMACSYVKDYEFVAIFDADFQPNTDFLKRTVPHFKDNDELGLVQARWSFVNKDENLLTRLQNINLCFHFEVEQQVNGVFLNFFGFNGTAGVWRIKALEESGGWMERTTVEDMDIAVRAHLHGWKFIFLNDVECQCELPESYEAYRKQQHRWHSGPMQLFRLCIPDIIKSKISVWKKFNLIFLFFLLRKLILPFYSFTLFCIILPMTMFVPEAELPDWVVCYIPALMSLLNILPSPKSFPFIIPYLLFENTMSVTKFNAMISGLFQLGSAYEWVVTKKSGRSSEGDLISLAAAAAPPRELRQQQKTGSAPSLEALMVLKEEQASPKKEGKKQKKHNRIYKKELALSLLLLTAAARSLLTKQGIHFYFLLFQGISFLLVGLDLIGEQVE; from the exons CGGCAAGAACGCCAAGCAGATCACCTGGGTGCTGCTCCTCAAGGCGCACCGCGCCGCCGGCTGCCTCGCCTCGCTGGCCTCCGCGGCCGTCACCCTCGGCGCCGCCGCCAGGCGCCGCGTGGCCGACGGCCGCACCGATGCCGACGCCGGCGCGCCCGGCCCGGCTCGCGAGAGCCCCGTGCTCCGCTCCCGCTTCTACGCCTTCATTAGGgccttcctcctcctctccctgCTCCTCCTCGCCGTCGAGCTGGCCGCGCGCTTCCACGGCTGGGACCTCGCCGCCTCCGCCCTGGCCCTCCCCATTATCGGCGTCGAGTCGCTCTACGCCTCCTGGCTGCGCCTCCGCGCCGCCTACCTCGCGCCCCTGCTCCAGTTCCTCACCGACGCCTGCGTCGTGCTCTTCCTCATCCAGAGCGCCGACCGCCTCATCCAGTGCCTCGGCAGCTTCTACATCACCGTGAAGCGCATCAAGCCCAGGCTCAGGTCCCCGGCGCTGCCGGACGCCGAGGACCCCGACGCCGGCTACTACCCCATGGTGCTCGTCCAGATACCAATGTGCAACGAGAAAGAG GTGTATCAGCAATCAATTGCGGCCGTCTGCAACCTCGATTGGCCGAGGTCCAACTTCCTGGTTCAGGTTTTGGACGACTCCGACGACCCGACGACGCAGTCGCTCATCAGGGAGGAGGTCGCGAAGTGGCAGCAGACCGGGGCCCGGATCCTGTACCGGCACCGCGTGCTCAGGGACGGGTACAAGGCCGGGAACCTCAAGTCGGCCATGGCCTGCAGCTACGTCAAGGATTACGAATTTGTTGCCATCTTTGACGCTGACTTCCAGCCAAACACCGACTTTTTAAAGCGCACCGTGCCACATTTCAAG GACAACGATGAATTGGGGCTGGTGCAAGCGAGATGGTCGTTTGTGAACAAGGATGAAAACTTATTGACCCGGTTGCAGAACATAAATCTTTGCTTCCACTTTGAGGTGGAGCAGCAGGTGAATGGTGTCTTCTTAAACTTCTTCGGGTTCAATGGCACCGCCGGCGTGTGGAGGATCAAGGCGCTGGAGGAGTCCGGCGGGTGGATGGAACGGACAACAGTGGAGGATATGGACATTGCCGTTCGGGCGCATCTCCATGGCTGGAAGTTTATCTTCCTGAACGACGTCGAG TGCCAATGCGAACTGCCAGAGTCATACGAGGCTTACAGGAAGCAGCAACATCGGTGGCATTCCGGTCCAATGCAGCTCTTCAGGCTTTGCATACCGGACATCATCAAGTCCAAG ATTTCGGTGTGGAAGAAATTCAACCtgatcttcctcttcttcctgcTCCGGAAGCTGATACTACCATTCTACTCCTTCACGCTCTTCTGCATCATCCTCCCGATGACGATGTTTGTGCCCGAAGCCGAGCTCCCCGACTGGGTCGTGTGCTACATCCCAGCCCTCATGTCCCTGCTCAACATCCTGCCGTCCCCAAAGTCGTTCCCTTTCATCATCCCGTACCTGCTCTTCGAGAACACCATGTCGGTGACCAAGTTCAACGCCATGATCTCGGGCCTGTTCCAGCTCGGGAGCGCCTACGAGTGGGTGGTGACCAAGAAGTCTGGCCGGTCGTCGGAGGGCGACCTCATCtccctggcggcggcggcggcgccgcccAGGGAGCTGCGGCAGCAGCAGAAGACCGGGTCGGCGCCGAGCCTGGAGGCGCTGATGGTGCTGAAGGAGGAGCAGGCGAGCCCGAAGAAGGAAgggaagaagcagaagaagcacaaCCGGATCTACAAGAAGGAGCTGGCGCTGTCGCTGCTCCTGCTGACGGCCGCCGCTCGCAGCCTGCTGACGAAACAGGGTATACACTTCTACTTCCTGCTGTTCCAGGGCATCTCCTTCTTGTTAGTAGGCCTTGACCTCATAGGCGAGCAGGTCGAGTGA
- the LOC125506013 gene encoding AP2-like ethylene-responsive transcription factor CRL5 isoform X3 yields MTNGGHSMSGASIASGAGGWLGFSLSPHVAMEAAAGSGIVDVAGHHHAQHGGVYYHPDAVASSPMSFYFGGSDNVGAASGGYYSGISALPLRSDGSLCLADALRRSEQKHHGAEVSAPPKLEDFLGASPAMALSLDNSGYYYGGQGHGHGDAGGGQHQLPYAMMPGSGGHHMYYDAHAALLDEQAAATSAAMEAAGWMTRAGDVYDVDAGNGEDAIVATGHDNPGGYVHPLTLSMSSGSQSSCVTMQQAAAHAHAYVGAGGECVGQATAASKKRGAGAGQNKQPVVHRKCIDTFGQRTSKYRGVTRHRWTGRYEAHLWDNSCRKEGQTRKGRQVYLGGYDMEEKAARAYDLAALKYWGASTHINFPVEDYQEELEVMKNMTRQEYVAHLRRKSSGFSRGASVYRGVTRHHQQGRWQARIGRVSGNKDLYLGTFSAEADAAEAYDVAAIKFRGLNAVTNFDINRYDVDKIMESSTLLPGDQVRRRKDGPDESAAVVASAAAALVQAGSAADYWRQPAAVTTEEHSRHHLDLLSSESFSLLRGVVSLDGDAAGAQGQGNRMSGASSLATSLSNSREQSPDQGGGLAMLFARPAAPKLASSLPMGTWVSSPAPARPGVSVAHMPVFTGWADA; encoded by the exons ATGACCAACGGCGGCCACAGCATGAGCGGCGCCAGCATCGCGAGCGGTGCTGGCGGCTGGCTGGGTTTCTCGCTGTCGCCTCACGTCGccatggaggcggcggccggctcCGGCATCGTCGACGTGGCCGGCCACCACCACGCGCAGCACGGCGGGGTCTACTATCACCCTGACGCGGTCGCCTCCTCCCCCATGTCCTTCTACTTCGGTGGGAGCGACAATGTCGGCGCCGCGAGCGGCGGGTACTACTCCGGGATCTCCGCACTGCCTCTCAGGTCCGACGGCTCCCTCTGCCTCGCCGACGCGCTCCGGAGGAGCGAGCAGAAACACCACG GGGCGGAGGTGTCGGCGCCGCCGAAGCTCGAGGACTTCCTGGGCGCGAGTCCCGCCATGGCGCTGAGCCTGGACAACTCGGGCTACTACTACGGCGGCCAAGGCCACGGCCATGGCGACGCAGGAGGCGGCCAGCACCAGCTGCCGTACGCCATGATGCCTGGCTCCGGTGGCCACCACATGTACTACGACGCCCACGCGGCGTTGCTGGACGAGCAGGCTGCAGCCACGTCGGCCGCGATGGAAGCGGCCGGCTGGATGACGCGTGCCGGAGACGTCTACGACGTGGACGCCGGCAACGGCGAGGACGCCATCGTGGCGACCGGCCACGACAACCCCGGTGGGTACGTACACCCGCTGACGCTGTCCATGAGCTCCGGGTCCCAGTCCAGCTGCGTCACCATGCAGCAGGCGGCTGCACACGCCCACGCCTACGTCGGTGCCGGCGGCGAGTGCGTCGGCCAGGCGACCGCGGCCAGCAAGAAGCGCGGCGCGGGCGCCGGGCAGAACAAGCAGCCGGTCGTGCACCGCAAGTGCATCGACACCTTCGGCCAGCGCACGTCCAAGTACCGGGGCGTCACCAG GCATAGGTGGACGGGGAGGTATGAGGCGCACCTCTGGGACAACAGCTGCCGGAAGGAAGGCCAGACCAGGAAAGGCCGGCAAG TTTATCTTG GTGGGTATGACATGGAGGAGAAGGCGGCGAGGGCGTATGACCTCGCGGCGCTCAAGTACTGGGGCGCGTCCACGCACATCAACTTCCCG GTGGAGGACTACCAGGAGGAGCTGGAGGTGATGAAGAACATGACCAGGCAGGAGTATGTGGCTCACCTCAGAAG GAAGAGCAGCGGGTTCTCGCGCGGCGCCTCGGTGTACCGGGGAGTCACCAGGCACCACCAGCAGGGGCGGTGGCAGGCGCGCATCGGCCGCGTCTCCGGCAACAAGGACCTCTACCTCGGCACATTCA GCGCGGAGGCGGACGCGGCGGAGGCGTACGACGTGGCGGCGATCAAGTTCCGCGGCCTCAACGCGGTCACCAACTTCGACATCAACCGCTACGACGTGGACAAGATCATGGAGAGCAGCACGCTCCTGCCCGGCGACCAGGTGCGGCGCAGGAAGGATGGCCCCGACGAGAGCGCCGCCGTGGTGGCAAGCGCGGCGGCCGCCCTCGTGCAGGCCGGCAGCGCCGCGGACTACTGGAGGCAGCCTGCGGCGGTGACCACGGAAGAGCACAGCCGCCACCACCTGGACCTTCTGTCCAGCGAGTCCTTCTCCCTGCTGCGCGGCGTGGTGTCCCTGGACGGCGACGCGGCTGGTGCTCAGGGGCAGGGCAACCGCATGTCGGGCGCGTCGTCCCTGGCCACGAGCCTGAGCAACTCCCGGGAGCAGAGCCCGGACCAGGGAGGCGGCCTGGCCATGCTGTTCGCCCGGCCCGCGGCGCCGAAGCTAGCGAGCTCGCTGCCCATGGGCACCTGGGTCTCATCGCCGGCGCCGGCCAGGCCCGGCGTGTCTGTGGCGCACATGCCAGTGTTCACCGGGTGGGCCGACGCCTGA